From Endozoicomonas sp. 8E, the proteins below share one genomic window:
- a CDS encoding glycosyltransferase family 39 protein, with protein MTDASLKTSSRWLWVYLLILLAILVRLFSLGLYPLMDTSEARYGEIVRLMVETNDWIIPYFDYGVPFLGKPPLFIWLSAISFKLFGINEFAARLPSLICSLGTLALVWKLAHFQMGERKAKISVLFLITSAMFLVLSGALLADPVMTLTITLILGSFWMGWQSHNESEALRWQYLFFAGCGLALLAKGLAALVLAGGPIFLWCLPKGRLITLWHKFPWIKGTILAAAIALPWYISAEIRNPGLLEYMFIGEHFSRYLDSGWQGDEYGNAHVHALGAIWGYLLAGGFPWTFVLLGVAIRQLWKFWQKKPTLRLTEWDYFLLCWLLFLPLFFTFTANLIWTYTLPVMPALAMIIARLFGESWSSHSGKLITLATLTPLLMIATTMVMMNDGGKKSQKYLIANMMTHPTEQPGHLIYFMKRPFSARFYSQGQALLASSEEEIFDQLHRDRRDFLATRDGNINNLSAPLKDRFEKVSKYRNWTLWIEKK; from the coding sequence ATGACTGACGCCTCCCTGAAGACCTCTTCCCGCTGGCTCTGGGTATACCTTCTGATTCTGCTCGCCATTCTGGTCCGGCTGTTCTCCCTCGGCCTGTACCCCCTGATGGATACTTCAGAAGCCCGGTACGGTGAGATCGTCAGACTGATGGTAGAGACCAATGACTGGATCATTCCATATTTTGATTATGGTGTCCCGTTTCTCGGTAAACCACCTTTGTTTATCTGGCTTTCAGCCATAAGCTTCAAGTTATTCGGCATCAATGAATTTGCTGCCCGCTTACCTTCTCTGATTTGTAGTCTCGGCACCCTGGCACTGGTCTGGAAGCTGGCTCATTTTCAAATGGGGGAACGAAAGGCAAAAATTTCGGTACTGTTCCTGATCACTTCTGCCATGTTTCTCGTTCTTTCCGGTGCTCTGCTGGCCGACCCGGTCATGACCCTGACGATCACCCTGATACTCGGCAGTTTCTGGATGGGCTGGCAGAGTCATAACGAATCTGAAGCACTTCGGTGGCAATATTTGTTTTTTGCCGGTTGCGGTCTGGCACTGCTGGCAAAAGGACTCGCTGCATTAGTTCTGGCAGGGGGGCCGATTTTTTTATGGTGCCTTCCAAAAGGCAGACTGATAACACTGTGGCATAAATTCCCCTGGATCAAAGGTACTATTCTGGCAGCGGCCATTGCCCTTCCCTGGTATATAAGTGCCGAGATACGCAACCCCGGTCTTCTGGAATACATGTTTATTGGCGAACATTTTTCCCGCTATCTGGATTCCGGCTGGCAAGGTGATGAATATGGCAATGCCCATGTTCACGCCTTGGGAGCCATCTGGGGCTACCTGCTGGCTGGAGGCTTTCCCTGGACATTCGTGTTACTCGGAGTTGCCATCAGGCAACTCTGGAAATTCTGGCAAAAGAAGCCCACTCTCAGGTTAACTGAATGGGATTATTTCCTGCTCTGCTGGCTGCTGTTTCTGCCCCTGTTTTTCACTTTCACTGCCAACCTGATCTGGACTTACACGCTCCCTGTGATGCCTGCCCTGGCAATGATTATTGCACGACTGTTTGGGGAGAGCTGGTCCAGCCACTCTGGTAAGCTTATCACTCTGGCAACCCTGACCCCTCTGTTGATGATTGCTACCACCATGGTCATGATGAACGACGGTGGTAAAAAATCACAAAAGTACCTGATCGCCAACATGATGACTCACCCTACCGAACAACCTGGTCATCTTATTTACTTTATGAAGCGTCCATTCTCGGCTCGCTTTTATTCCCAGGGTCAGGCCCTGCTGGCATCCAGTGAAGAGGAGATCTTCGATCAATTACACAGGGATCGCAGGGACTTTCTGGCCACTCGCGACGGCAACATCAATAATTTGTCTGCACCGCTGAAGGATCGCTTCGAAAAAGTATCCAAATACAGAAACTGGACCCTCTGGATTGAGAAAAAATAA
- a CDS encoding tRNA-uridine aminocarboxypropyltransferase — MARAKCPRCERPLRFCICQHLQPEQACCEVLILQHPDEVKHPLNTARIARLGIENCKVLVGEDFSENPHLKILLENKKSCLLFPGDEAFQPSEYQKIHGLPDVCILLDGTWRKARKILHLNPQLQSLPRISLPENLESRYRIRKSPHQSALSTIEATVCLMREFSGDPMVHQICLDSFRAMIDRQIEAMGRYVYEKNYRNRSK, encoded by the coding sequence ATGGCCCGAGCCAAATGCCCGCGCTGTGAGCGTCCTCTTCGATTCTGCATTTGCCAGCATTTACAACCCGAGCAGGCCTGCTGTGAAGTATTGATCCTGCAGCACCCCGATGAGGTCAAACATCCGCTGAATACCGCCCGGATCGCCAGACTGGGCATTGAGAACTGCAAGGTTCTCGTAGGAGAGGACTTCTCCGAAAACCCGCACCTCAAAATCCTTCTGGAGAACAAAAAAAGCTGCTTACTTTTTCCGGGCGACGAGGCCTTTCAACCCTCTGAATATCAGAAAATCCATGGCCTGCCTGATGTTTGCATTCTGCTGGACGGCACTTGGAGAAAGGCCAGGAAGATACTTCATCTCAACCCCCAACTTCAATCGCTGCCCCGGATATCCCTGCCAGAAAATCTGGAGTCCCGCTACCGAATCCGCAAATCCCCCCATCAATCAGCCCTGTCTACTATTGAAGCAACGGTATGTCTTATGCGGGAGTTTTCAGGAGACCCAATGGTTCACCAAATCTGTCTGGACAGCTTCCGCGCTATGATCGACCGACAGATCGAAGCCATGGGGCGATATGTCTACGAAAAAAATTATAGAAACCGATCAAAATGA
- a CDS encoding alpha-ketoglutarate-dependent dioxygenase AlkB family protein, producing MRSINFDAPDAELSFWPDLIAQQDCESYYQQLLSGTRWRQDTITIFGKTLDLPRLQAWYGDKGMTYSYSGLTLTPEPWTPVLLAIKKVVEHTCHSSFNSVLLNLYRDGNDSNGWHSDDETELGEHPVIASLSLGQERRFRLKHKEARSRGIQPLSLDLPSGSLLVMSGSTQRCWQHCLPKTSRTVLPRINLTFRNVIHGPSQMPAL from the coding sequence TTGCGTTCTATCAACTTTGATGCTCCTGATGCCGAGCTGTCTTTCTGGCCTGATCTGATCGCACAGCAAGACTGTGAATCCTACTACCAGCAACTTCTGTCTGGTACCCGGTGGCGTCAGGATACGATCACGATTTTTGGAAAAACATTGGATTTACCCCGATTACAAGCGTGGTATGGTGATAAGGGAATGACCTACAGCTACTCTGGCCTGACGCTCACTCCGGAGCCATGGACACCGGTATTACTGGCGATAAAAAAAGTGGTCGAGCACACCTGTCACTCTTCATTCAACTCGGTTCTGCTCAACCTGTATCGTGACGGCAATGACAGCAATGGCTGGCATTCTGACGATGAGACAGAGCTTGGAGAACACCCTGTTATTGCGTCACTGAGTCTGGGCCAGGAAAGACGTTTTCGACTGAAACACAAAGAGGCCCGTTCAAGGGGTATTCAACCCTTGTCACTGGATTTACCTTCTGGCTCACTGCTGGTGATGTCAGGCTCAACCCAGCGCTGCTGGCAGCATTGTCTTCCCAAAACATCCAGAACCGTTTTACCCCGCATCAATCTCACTTTCAGGAATGTCATTCATGGCCCGAGCCAAATGCCCGCGCTGTGA
- a CDS encoding DUF406 family protein codes for MKEKDPFECNTCNTVEVGTLIRDDDTWLSMEIRGDEAVSAQDKFSKIEQQALSVGSGNCKIQSESIQENGITVIKAMLDFDCTAEKLIFEMSLR; via the coding sequence ATGAAAGAAAAAGACCCCTTTGAGTGCAACACCTGCAATACGGTAGAGGTCGGCACACTGATCCGCGACGATGATACCTGGCTTTCTATGGAAATTCGTGGTGACGAGGCAGTTTCTGCCCAGGACAAGTTCAGCAAGATAGAGCAACAAGCTCTTTCAGTGGGATCAGGCAACTGCAAGATTCAGTCGGAATCCATTCAGGAAAACGGTATCACTGTGATCAAGGCGATGCTGGACTTTGACTGTACTGCAGAAAAGCTGATCTTTGAAATGTCTCTGCGATAA
- the ppc gene encoding phosphoenolpyruvate carboxylase, whose protein sequence is MTDSKANLRRNVNLLGTLLGQTIKEHHGEAFFNRIESIRQLAKAARAGSEDDREVLLDQLKNLSDDDLVPVTRAFSHFLNLANLAEQYDSIAVSHGETFCVPDHFDELMARLRNQGFSQEQIADSVASLDMELVLTAHPTEVSRRTLIQKHESIFECLNRLESSRLSFRERARLEDRLRQLIAQAWHTYEFRMKRPSPVDEAKGGFATIEHSLWNAVPDFVRAMDERLREHTDIGLPLDAVPVRFSSWMGGDRDGNPFVTAEVTREVLLLSRWMAADLYLRDLKPLIGELSMTECSEEMKQKLGDCREPYRVVLRQLRERLREARTWCEYSLVDKPRSSEVLLEHKDLIEPLELCYHSLHEVGLSVIADGPLLDMIRRAHSFGLTLIRLDIRQEASRHTQAISELTRALGIGDYQSWDEQEKQTFLLKELQNPRPMIPVGWQPSEDVAEVLATCRAIAREGQQALGAYVISMAYKPSDVLSVALLLKECGVDYAMPIAPLFETLDALDGASECISSLLSLPWYRGYCHGGQMVMIGYSDSAKDAGWMAAAWAQYRAMEEVTEVCRENNVELTLFHGRGGTIGRGGGPAHAAILSQPPGSVNNNLRVTEQGEMIRFKFGFPDVAINSLMLYASATLEATLLPPPVPEQSWRDMMDQLARDSLQIYRGMVRDEPDFVPYFRAVTPEQELAKLPLGSRPAKRKPNGGVESLRAIPWIFAWTQIRLMLPTWLGCGAALRNALENGQKETLEEMISQWPFFKARLEMLEMVFMKTDSNLAEYYEERLVPTELQHLGESLREQLKTAVQALLELKGGEELMSNHPQNKQAIALRNPYTDPLNVLQAELLYRVRHSEEGKVCENLEQALMITVVGIAAGMRNTG, encoded by the coding sequence ATGACAGACAGCAAGGCGAATTTGCGTCGCAACGTGAACCTGCTGGGAACACTGTTGGGTCAGACTATAAAAGAACATCATGGCGAGGCTTTTTTTAATCGTATTGAAAGCATTCGTCAGCTTGCCAAGGCTGCAAGAGCAGGCAGTGAGGATGATCGGGAAGTTTTACTGGATCAACTGAAAAACCTTTCCGATGACGATCTGGTGCCCGTTACACGGGCGTTCAGTCATTTTCTTAATCTGGCTAACCTGGCCGAACAGTATGACAGTATTGCTGTCAGCCATGGCGAAACGTTCTGTGTCCCGGATCACTTTGATGAATTGATGGCGAGGCTGAGAAATCAGGGGTTCAGCCAGGAGCAAATCGCAGACAGTGTTGCCAGTCTTGATATGGAGCTGGTACTGACCGCTCACCCCACCGAAGTTTCCCGCAGAACCCTGATCCAGAAACATGAATCAATTTTTGAGTGTCTCAACAGGCTGGAAAGCAGCCGCCTGAGCTTCAGGGAGCGAGCCCGTCTTGAAGACAGGCTCCGTCAATTGATAGCTCAGGCCTGGCACACTTATGAGTTCAGGATGAAGCGGCCATCGCCTGTTGATGAAGCCAAGGGTGGATTTGCCACCATCGAGCATTCTCTGTGGAATGCGGTGCCTGATTTTGTTCGTGCTATGGATGAACGGCTCAGGGAACATACAGACATTGGTCTGCCACTGGATGCCGTTCCGGTGCGCTTTTCTTCCTGGATGGGAGGCGACCGGGATGGAAATCCATTTGTCACCGCTGAGGTGACCCGGGAAGTGCTTTTATTGAGCCGCTGGATGGCTGCGGATTTGTACCTCAGGGATCTGAAACCCCTGATTGGAGAGCTCTCCATGACGGAATGCAGTGAAGAGATGAAGCAGAAACTGGGCGATTGTCGAGAGCCCTATCGGGTAGTTCTCAGGCAGCTCAGAGAGCGTCTCAGAGAGGCCAGAACCTGGTGCGAATATTCACTGGTCGACAAACCCCGTTCTTCAGAAGTGCTTCTTGAGCATAAAGATCTTATTGAGCCTCTGGAGCTTTGCTACCACTCTCTGCATGAAGTGGGTCTGAGCGTTATCGCCGATGGTCCGCTATTGGACATGATCCGTCGTGCTCACAGCTTTGGTCTCACCCTCATACGTCTGGACATTCGTCAGGAAGCGAGCCGACATACCCAGGCGATCAGTGAGTTAACCAGGGCCCTGGGGATTGGTGATTACCAGAGCTGGGATGAACAGGAGAAGCAGACCTTTTTACTGAAAGAGCTGCAGAATCCCAGGCCCATGATTCCGGTAGGATGGCAGCCTTCCGAGGATGTTGCTGAAGTTCTCGCCACCTGTCGTGCTATTGCCAGAGAAGGTCAGCAGGCATTGGGTGCTTATGTCATTTCCATGGCTTACAAACCCTCTGATGTGTTGTCTGTAGCGCTTTTGCTGAAAGAGTGTGGCGTTGACTACGCAATGCCCATTGCTCCTCTGTTTGAAACACTGGACGCGCTGGATGGTGCCAGTGAGTGTATTAGCTCTCTGCTGTCATTGCCTTGGTATCGTGGTTATTGTCATGGCGGTCAGATGGTGATGATCGGTTATTCCGACTCCGCCAAGGATGCTGGCTGGATGGCAGCAGCTTGGGCCCAGTATCGGGCCATGGAAGAGGTGACGGAGGTCTGTCGTGAAAATAATGTCGAGCTGACGCTGTTCCATGGTCGTGGTGGTACCATCGGTCGTGGTGGTGGTCCAGCCCATGCGGCGATTCTCTCCCAGCCGCCGGGCTCGGTGAACAATAATCTGCGAGTCACTGAACAGGGAGAAATGATTCGTTTCAAGTTTGGTTTCCCTGATGTGGCCATTAACAGTCTGATGCTCTATGCCAGCGCCACGCTGGAAGCGACCCTGCTGCCGCCCCCTGTGCCAGAACAAAGCTGGCGGGATATGATGGATCAGCTGGCCAGGGATTCCCTGCAAATATACCGGGGTATGGTCCGGGATGAGCCTGATTTTGTTCCCTACTTCCGTGCGGTGACGCCAGAACAGGAACTGGCCAAGCTACCCCTGGGTTCAAGACCTGCAAAACGCAAGCCCAATGGGGGCGTGGAAAGTCTGCGGGCGATTCCATGGATATTCGCCTGGACTCAGATTCGTCTCATGCTGCCCACCTGGCTTGGGTGCGGTGCCGCCTTAAGAAATGCCCTGGAAAACGGTCAGAAAGAAACTCTGGAAGAGATGATCAGTCAATGGCCCTTCTTTAAGGCGCGGCTGGAAATGCTGGAGATGGTCTTTATGAAGACCGATTCCAATCTGGCTGAATACTACGAAGAGCGGTTGGTACCGACCGAGCTACAGCATCTGGGAGAAAGCCTGCGAGAGCAGCTGAAAACTGCAGTTCAGGCACTGCTGGAGCTTAAAGGCGGGGAAGAGTTGATGTCTAACCATCCCCAGAACAAGCAGGCTATTGCTTTGCGTAATCCTTATACCGATCCTCTGAATGTGCTTCAGGCAGAGTTACTCTACCGCGTTCGACATTCAGAAGAAGGGAAGGTTTGTGAAAATCTGGAACAGGCTTTGATGATTACCGTTGTTGGTATTGCTGCAGGTATGCGTAATACCGGTTAA
- a CDS encoding beta-ketoacyl-ACP synthase III encodes MAVAAIITGTGLYTPTSSISNDELVTSYNTWAQKENDKHQQAIAAGEKDPLPLSNSAFIEKASGIKSRYVMDREGILDPDRMVPQLPERDDEEISVQCEMALHAARDALSQARVRPEEVDLVIVACSNLQRAYPAIAVEVQYYLGASGYAYDMNVACSSATFGIKAATDAILSGNAQRVLVISPEITSGHLNFRDRDSHFIFGDASTAVVVEAESVARNEKGFEILGTRAWTQFSNNIRNNFGFLNRADESGIGQPDKLFVQNGRKVFKEVCPKVAEIISSHLDELRLTSEELSRLWLHQANLSMNQLISRRVLGREATRKEAPVILDEYANTSSAGSIIAFHKYSADLEAGSCGVICSFGAGYSIGSIVVRKR; translated from the coding sequence ATGGCTGTCGCTGCAATTATCACAGGAACGGGGCTATACACCCCGACCAGCTCTATCAGCAATGATGAACTGGTCACGAGCTATAATACCTGGGCTCAGAAAGAGAATGACAAACACCAGCAGGCAATCGCTGCCGGTGAAAAAGACCCCCTGCCATTGAGTAACAGTGCCTTTATAGAAAAAGCTTCGGGCATTAAAAGTCGTTATGTCATGGATCGTGAAGGTATTCTTGATCCTGATCGTATGGTACCTCAACTACCCGAGCGTGATGACGAAGAAATCTCCGTTCAGTGTGAAATGGCACTGCATGCTGCCAGAGATGCGCTTTCCCAGGCACGAGTGAGGCCAGAAGAGGTAGATCTGGTCATTGTGGCCTGCTCCAACCTGCAAAGGGCTTATCCTGCCATTGCCGTTGAAGTGCAATATTACCTGGGAGCATCTGGCTACGCCTACGATATGAATGTGGCCTGTTCTTCTGCAACTTTTGGTATCAAAGCGGCAACAGATGCCATTCTGTCCGGGAATGCGCAAAGGGTTCTGGTGATCAGTCCCGAGATCACTTCTGGTCATTTGAATTTCCGTGATCGAGACAGTCACTTTATTTTCGGAGATGCTTCTACGGCCGTTGTTGTTGAAGCGGAAAGTGTTGCCAGAAATGAGAAGGGCTTTGAAATTCTGGGTACCAGAGCCTGGACTCAGTTTTCCAACAATATCCGTAATAATTTCGGATTCCTGAATCGTGCTGATGAGTCCGGTATCGGACAACCCGATAAGCTGTTTGTGCAGAACGGTCGCAAGGTTTTCAAGGAGGTCTGTCCTAAAGTGGCAGAGATCATTTCAAGTCACCTGGATGAGTTGAGACTGACGTCAGAGGAACTCTCGCGCCTTTGGCTACACCAGGCGAACCTGAGCATGAATCAGCTGATTTCACGGAGAGTACTAGGCCGTGAAGCGACTCGGAAAGAAGCGCCGGTTATTTTGGATGAGTACGCCAACACCAGTTCTGCAGGATCAATCATTGCCTTCCATAAGTATTCGGCAGATCTGGAAGCTGGTAGTTGTGGTGTTATCTGTTCTTTCGGAGCGGGTTACTCCATTGGCAGTATTGTCGTCAGAAAACGCTGA
- the ubiE gene encoding bifunctional demethylmenaquinone methyltransferase/2-methoxy-6-polyprenyl-1,4-benzoquinol methylase UbiE, with translation MTEKVRDQDKTHFGYKDVNPDDKEKLVAGVFHSVADSYDVMNDLMSMGVHRLWKRFTIELSAVRKGHQVLDIAGGTGDLTKQFSRLVGDTGRVVLADINESMLRVGRDRLIDQGIVGNVEYVQANAECLPFPENTFDCITIAFGLRNVTDKAEALRSMCRVLKPGGRLLVLEFSKTNNPLLTKVYDAYSFSLLPAMGKLVAGDSESYRYLAESIRKHPDQETLKAMMKEAGFVNTTYHNMTGGIVALHKGIKP, from the coding sequence ATGACTGAGAAGGTAAGAGATCAGGACAAGACGCACTTTGGTTACAAAGATGTCAATCCTGATGATAAAGAGAAACTGGTGGCGGGTGTTTTTCACTCAGTGGCTGATAGCTATGACGTGATGAATGACCTCATGTCGATGGGCGTACACCGGCTCTGGAAGCGTTTTACCATAGAGCTTTCTGCGGTTCGCAAAGGTCATCAGGTTCTGGATATTGCCGGTGGCACCGGCGACCTCACAAAACAGTTTTCCCGCCTGGTAGGCGATACGGGTCGGGTCGTGCTGGCTGACATCAATGAGTCAATGCTCAGGGTTGGGCGTGATCGTCTGATTGATCAGGGCATTGTCGGGAATGTTGAGTACGTTCAGGCCAACGCCGAGTGCCTGCCATTCCCGGAAAACACGTTCGACTGCATAACCATTGCCTTTGGCCTGAGAAATGTGACCGATAAGGCCGAAGCACTGCGCTCTATGTGCCGGGTTCTGAAGCCTGGTGGCCGTCTGCTGGTTCTGGAGTTCTCAAAGACTAACAATCCTTTGTTGACCAAAGTCTATGACGCTTATTCCTTCTCCCTGTTGCCGGCGATGGGTAAGCTGGTGGCGGGTGACTCAGAGAGTTATCGCTACCTGGCCGAAAGTATTCGCAAGCATCCGGATCAGGAAACCCTGAAAGCCATGATGAAAGAAGCCGGTTTTGTGAATACCACCTACCATAACATGACCGGCGGCATTGTTGCCCTGCATAAAGGCATCAAACCCTGA
- a CDS encoding SCP2 domain-containing protein, with protein MKTAFLAFLENRINQLLKLDPVTAGALKSLDGCVIHFIGLQPDFNCYVFLDASGVRCAGWHEGSVDVTLQGPLSSFIALAADRDSSWDAIRGLNVSGDQKVLEALQSTHRGMQLDWESLICEQLGPVAGHSLAEGLRFITSTLTGFGETLPGQGSAYLQYELELVPSEPEISAFSREVTALSEAVENLSRRLNKT; from the coding sequence ATGAAGACGGCATTTCTGGCGTTTCTGGAGAACCGGATCAATCAGCTGTTGAAGCTCGATCCCGTCACAGCCGGGGCTTTAAAATCTCTGGACGGCTGCGTTATTCATTTCATTGGTCTTCAGCCTGATTTTAACTGCTATGTTTTTCTGGACGCCTCAGGAGTTCGCTGTGCTGGCTGGCATGAGGGCTCTGTTGATGTCACTCTGCAGGGGCCATTAAGCAGTTTTATAGCGCTTGCCGCTGATCGAGACTCTTCCTGGGATGCCATCAGAGGGTTAAATGTCTCGGGTGATCAGAAAGTTCTGGAAGCGCTGCAATCCACTCATCGAGGAATGCAGCTTGACTGGGAAAGCCTGATCTGTGAGCAATTGGGTCCAGTAGCAGGGCATTCACTGGCTGAAGGGCTGCGCTTCATAACCTCGACGCTGACAGGCTTTGGAGAAACGCTCCCTGGCCAAGGGAGCGCTTATCTTCAGTACGAATTGGAGCTGGTGCCCTCAGAGCCTGAAATCAGTGCTTTCAGTCGTGAGGTTACCGCTCTGAGTGAAGCTGTAGAAAACTTGAGCAGACGTTTGAACAAAACTTGA
- the ubiB gene encoding ubiquinone biosynthesis regulatory protein kinase UbiB, with translation MLQLTRLIKIVGAIARYRLDDLIEIDRLPFPARVLMRLLPWRYFIKNSAPRAVRLRKGLESLGPIFIKFGQILSTRRDLLPEDISDELARLQDQVAPFPATEAVAIIERSLQAPVSERFDRFDLEPMASASIAQVHTARLHSGEEVVVKVIRPGIEKVIRKDIRLMYGFSRLLIMLAREARRLRPIEVVRDYEKTILDELDLLREAANASILRRNFIDSQLLFVPRVYWDYCKSSVMVMERIYGVPVAETETLKARGTDMKKLAERGVEIFFTQVFRDRFFHADMHPGNIFVDISNPSEPKYIGIDCGIVGTLEPEDQYYLACNLLAFFKRDYRKVAQLHVDSGWVPSHTVVGELEAAIRTVCEPIFERPLKDISFGHLLVRLFQVARRFEMEVQPQLVLLEKTLLNVEGLGRQLYPDLDLWNTAQPYLEKWMKDQVSPCGIGRSVHDNIPDWLLSAPNMARNALHSVKQFSEHQQKLMAMDNRANRQTGKSKWLGGVLVALAAAVLVFPEWSAQLPWQGVLMGGAGIWLLIR, from the coding sequence GTGCTGCAGTTAACCCGTTTAATAAAAATTGTTGGGGCTATTGCCCGCTACAGGCTGGACGATCTGATCGAGATCGACCGCCTGCCTTTTCCCGCCAGAGTGTTGATGCGACTCCTTCCCTGGCGATACTTTATCAAGAACAGCGCCCCCAGAGCCGTCCGACTGAGAAAAGGGCTGGAATCCCTCGGGCCTATCTTTATCAAGTTCGGCCAGATTCTGTCTACCCGTCGCGACCTGTTGCCCGAAGATATCAGTGATGAATTGGCCCGACTGCAGGATCAGGTGGCGCCTTTTCCTGCGACAGAGGCCGTTGCCATCATTGAACGAAGTTTGCAGGCCCCGGTTTCAGAACGGTTTGACCGCTTTGATCTCGAACCTATGGCTTCTGCCTCCATAGCCCAGGTGCACACTGCTCGACTGCACAGTGGAGAAGAAGTGGTGGTCAAAGTGATACGGCCCGGTATAGAGAAGGTGATCCGCAAGGATATTCGGCTAATGTACGGCTTTAGTCGTTTGTTGATTATGCTTGCAAGAGAAGCCAGAAGGCTCAGGCCAATAGAAGTGGTCAGGGATTACGAGAAAACCATTCTTGACGAGCTGGACCTGCTGCGGGAAGCTGCCAACGCCTCTATTTTACGCAGGAACTTTATCGACTCACAGTTGCTGTTTGTTCCCCGGGTCTATTGGGATTACTGCAAGTCTTCAGTAATGGTGATGGAGCGAATTTATGGTGTGCCTGTTGCTGAAACAGAAACCCTGAAGGCAAGGGGTACCGATATGAAAAAGCTGGCGGAAAGAGGTGTTGAGATCTTCTTCACCCAGGTTTTTCGCGACCGGTTTTTCCATGCCGACATGCATCCGGGGAATATTTTTGTCGATATCTCTAACCCTTCTGAGCCCAAATATATAGGCATTGACTGTGGTATCGTCGGTACTCTGGAACCAGAAGATCAGTATTATCTGGCCTGTAATCTGCTGGCCTTTTTCAAACGGGATTATCGCAAGGTCGCCCAACTGCATGTGGATTCAGGCTGGGTTCCTTCCCATACCGTAGTAGGTGAGCTTGAAGCCGCTATTCGTACGGTCTGTGAGCCTATATTTGAACGGCCATTGAAAGATATATCGTTCGGGCATCTGTTGGTCAGACTGTTTCAGGTTGCACGAAGGTTTGAAATGGAAGTTCAGCCTCAGCTGGTTCTTTTGGAAAAAACGTTACTGAATGTCGAGGGGCTGGGCCGACAGCTATACCCTGACCTGGATTTGTGGAATACAGCACAGCCTTATCTTGAGAAATGGATGAAGGATCAGGTCAGCCCCTGCGGAATCGGCCGCTCAGTGCATGATAATATTCCCGACTGGCTGCTGAGTGCGCCTAATATGGCCAGAAATGCTCTGCACAGCGTTAAACAGTTTTCAGAGCATCAGCAAAAGCTGATGGCCATGGATAATCGGGCAAACCGGCAAACCGGCAAAAGCAAGTGGTTGGGTGGGGTATTGGTTGCACTAGCCGCTGCTGTTCTGGTGTTCCCTGAATGGTCTGCACAGCTTCCCTGGCAGGGAGTGTTGATGGGAGGAGCCGGGATCTGGCTCCTGATTCGATAA
- the hisI gene encoding phosphoribosyl-AMP cyclohydrolase: MSWLDDVRWNSDGLVAATAQDHQTGRVLMQAWMNREALALTAEEQQAIYWSRSRGKLWRKGESSGHVQKLHELRLDCDGDSVLLVVEQLGGIACHTGRESCFYRRLTEDGQWLTTDEVLKSPDTIYGDDKSGSSDNG, from the coding sequence ATGAGTTGGTTGGATGACGTTCGCTGGAACAGTGATGGTTTGGTGGCCGCTACAGCCCAGGATCATCAAACCGGCAGGGTGCTGATGCAGGCCTGGATGAACCGGGAAGCCTTGGCCCTGACCGCTGAAGAACAGCAAGCAATATACTGGTCACGTTCCCGAGGCAAGCTCTGGCGTAAAGGTGAGTCATCCGGTCATGTGCAGAAACTGCATGAGTTGCGGCTGGACTGTGATGGCGACTCTGTTCTGCTGGTGGTAGAACAACTCGGTGGCATAGCGTGTCACACAGGGCGGGAATCCTGCTTCTATCGTAGGTTGACCGAGGACGGTCAATGGTTAACTACGGATGAAGTCCTGAAAAGTCCTGATACCATCTACGGTGATGACAAAAGCGGAAGCAGCGATAATGGATAA
- a CDS encoding phosphoribosyl-ATP diphosphatase, protein MDNILEKLEAVLEERRQASPDSSYVASLHGAGMDKILKKVGEESAETLIAAKAAEFGGSLDDVVYETADLWFHSLIMLSHLGLSHKEVLKELERRFGLSGIEEKASRQPS, encoded by the coding sequence ATGGATAACATCCTGGAGAAGTTGGAAGCTGTGCTGGAAGAACGCCGTCAGGCCAGTCCGGACAGCTCCTATGTGGCCAGTCTGCATGGCGCGGGTATGGACAAGATCCTGAAAAAAGTCGGTGAAGAGTCGGCAGAAACCCTGATTGCAGCCAAAGCAGCAGAATTTGGTGGCAGTCTAGATGATGTGGTTTACGAAACGGCGGACCTCTGGTTTCACTCTCTGATCATGCTGTCCCACCTTGGGCTGAGCCACAAAGAAGTTCTTAAAGAGCTGGAGCGACGCTTTGGTCTGTCTGGCATAGAAGAAAAGGCCTCTCGGCAACCCTCCTGA